From one Candidatus Delongbacteria bacterium genomic stretch:
- the trxB gene encoding thioredoxin-disulfide reductase — MSEVQNYDVVIIGGGPAGLSAGVYAGRSMLKTILLEKMMPGGQVSITAELENYPGIVAISGPELIIEMEKQCEKFGVEIKSEEVLKVEPGAGATGHTITTDSGTYLAKTVIITSGASAKHIGCPGEDNHIGKGVSYCATCDGAFFRGKEVIVIGGGDSAVEEADYLTKFANKVTIVHRRDKLRASKIIQERAFNNPKIEFAWDSVVETIEGTPLVNNVKLKNVKTGEITDFRTDGVFVFIGFNASNEFIPDAIKKDSMGFVITNENMETNIPGIFAAGDIRSKVLKQVITASSDGATAAFVAEKYIEWVFPHNH; from the coding sequence ATGTCTGAAGTACAAAATTATGATGTGGTGATAATTGGTGGAGGACCTGCTGGTTTATCAGCTGGAGTTTACGCCGGAAGATCTATGTTAAAAACAATTCTGCTTGAGAAAATGATGCCAGGTGGACAAGTTTCGATAACTGCTGAACTAGAGAATTATCCAGGTATTGTTGCTATTTCAGGTCCTGAATTGATAATTGAAATGGAAAAACAATGCGAAAAATTTGGTGTTGAAATTAAAAGTGAAGAAGTACTAAAAGTAGAACCTGGTGCTGGAGCTACAGGGCACACTATCACAACTGATTCAGGAACTTATTTAGCAAAAACTGTAATTATCACTTCTGGTGCATCGGCAAAACATATTGGTTGTCCTGGAGAAGATAATCATATTGGTAAAGGTGTTTCATATTGTGCAACGTGTGATGGGGCTTTTTTCAGAGGAAAAGAAGTTATCGTAATTGGTGGGGGAGACTCGGCTGTAGAAGAAGCGGATTATCTTACAAAATTTGCAAATAAAGTTACAATTGTACATAGAAGAGATAAATTACGTGCTTCAAAGATTATTCAAGAAAGAGCATTCAATAATCCGAAGATAGAATTTGCCTGGGATAGTGTTGTGGAAACTATTGAAGGGACTCCATTAGTGAATAATGTTAAGTTGAAAAATGTAAAAACAGGGGAGATTACAGATTTTAGAACTGACGGTGTTTTTGTATTCATTGGATTTAATGCAAGTAATGAGTTTATTCCAGATGCGATTAAAAAAGATTCTATGGGTTTTGTTATAACTAATGAAAACATGGAAACAAATATCCCTGGAATTTTTGCTGCTGGTGATATTAGATCTAAAGTTTTAAAGCAGGTTATTACTGCCAGCAGTGATGGAGCAACTGCTGCTTTTGTTGCTGAAAAATATATCGAGTGGGTTTTCCCTCATAATCATTAA